A single genomic interval of Streptomyces graminofaciens harbors:
- a CDS encoding polysaccharide pyruvyl transferase family protein, which yields MTSADESPVRVGLFGLLGSGNVGNDGSLEAVLGYLRAEHPDAVVDALCGGPEEVTAGYGIPATRLHWYRGEYRTASRAGAIAAKGLGKLVDVVRTAAWARRHDVVIVPGTGVLETTLPLRPWGFPYSLFLLCATGRLFGTRVALVSVGAAAIGNRPTRALTRWSARLAAYRSYRDAMSRDAMRAMGVDTARDEVYTDLVFALPTPPTNEPPGPPGVVCVGVMDFHGSNDERARAEEIHRRYLDGTTRFVRALVEDGRPVRLLTGDELDRPVAEAILDAVDSPLVTAAETASLADLMKEMATADSVVATRYHNLVCALKVGTPTLALSYSAKSDTLMAEMGLGAYCHPARAVDTARLLEQFRELERRSAEVRRTLSERNLVVARRVQHQFAALTAALFPAADHARAHARQETP from the coding sequence ATGACGTCCGCGGACGAATCTCCGGTGCGCGTCGGGCTGTTCGGCCTGCTCGGCTCCGGCAACGTCGGCAACGACGGGTCGCTCGAGGCCGTGCTCGGCTACCTCCGCGCCGAGCATCCGGACGCGGTCGTGGACGCGCTGTGCGGCGGACCCGAGGAGGTCACGGCCGGGTACGGGATCCCCGCGACGCGGCTGCACTGGTACCGCGGGGAGTACCGGACCGCGTCCCGTGCGGGCGCGATCGCGGCCAAGGGTCTGGGCAAACTCGTCGACGTCGTCCGCACCGCCGCCTGGGCGCGCCGGCACGACGTGGTGATCGTGCCGGGCACGGGCGTACTGGAGACCACACTGCCGCTGCGGCCGTGGGGCTTCCCGTACTCGCTGTTCCTGCTCTGCGCGACCGGACGGTTGTTCGGCACCCGGGTCGCGCTCGTCAGCGTCGGCGCCGCCGCGATCGGCAACCGGCCGACCCGGGCTCTGACGCGCTGGTCGGCGCGGCTGGCCGCGTACCGGTCGTACCGCGACGCCATGTCCCGCGACGCGATGCGGGCGATGGGCGTGGACACCGCGCGCGACGAGGTCTACACGGACCTCGTGTTCGCCCTGCCGACGCCGCCTACGAACGAGCCCCCGGGGCCGCCGGGCGTGGTCTGCGTCGGCGTCATGGACTTCCACGGGAGCAACGACGAGCGCGCCCGGGCCGAGGAGATCCACCGGCGCTACCTCGACGGGACGACCCGTTTCGTCCGCGCGCTGGTCGAGGACGGCAGACCGGTCCGGCTGCTCACCGGCGACGAGCTCGACCGGCCGGTGGCCGAGGCGATCCTCGACGCGGTGGACTCGCCGCTGGTCACCGCCGCCGAGACGGCTTCGCTGGCCGACCTGATGAAGGAGATGGCGACTGCCGACAGCGTGGTGGCGACCCGGTACCACAACCTGGTCTGCGCGCTGAAGGTCGGCACGCCGACGCTCGCACTCAGCTACTCGGCGAAGAGCGACACGCTCATGGCCGAGATGGGGCTGGGCGCGTACTGCCACCCGGCCCGCGCGGTCGACACCGCCCGACTACTCGAGCAGTTCCGCGAACTGGAGCGGCGGTCGGCGGAGGTTCGGCGGACCCTCTCCGAGCGGAATCTGGTCGTCGCCCGGCGCGTCCAGCACCAGTTCGCCGCCTTGACCGCGGCCCTGTTCCCGGCGGCCGATCACGCCCGAGCCCACGCCCGTCAGGAGACTCCATGA
- the rfbC gene encoding dTDP-4-dehydrorhamnose 3,5-epimerase, with translation MKATEVPAIAGAYLFEPTPYADERGFFCRTFDADVVRSVGLDPDSFVQDSLSRSVRGVLRGLHLRSGAGEAKLVRCSYGKIFDVVVDLRPDSPTYRNRAFFELSDETQTTLYIPAGCAHGFQALTDTADTSYRIDRPHDPAEDVTIAFDDPELAIPWPLPVTSMSQRDREAPSLAYVLKQAES, from the coding sequence ATGAAAGCGACCGAAGTCCCGGCGATCGCCGGCGCGTACCTGTTCGAGCCGACGCCGTACGCCGACGAGCGCGGCTTCTTCTGCCGCACCTTCGACGCCGACGTGGTGCGCTCGGTGGGCCTCGACCCGGACTCCTTCGTCCAGGACAGCCTGTCCCGCTCGGTCCGGGGCGTGCTGCGCGGCCTGCACCTGCGCTCCGGCGCCGGCGAGGCCAAGCTGGTGCGGTGCTCGTACGGGAAGATCTTCGACGTCGTCGTGGACCTGCGGCCCGACTCGCCGACCTACCGCAACCGGGCCTTCTTCGAACTGTCCGACGAGACGCAGACGACCCTGTACATCCCGGCGGGGTGCGCGCACGGCTTCCAGGCGCTCACCGATACCGCCGACACCTCGTACCGGATCGACCGCCCGCACGATCCGGCCGAGGACGTGACGATCGCCTTCGACGACCCGGAGCTCGCCATCCCCTGGCCGCTGCCGGTCACATCGATGTCCCAGCGGGACCGGGAGGCGCCGAGCCTCGCCTATGTCCTGAAGCAAGCAGAGAGTTGA
- a CDS encoding glutamate-1-semialdehyde 2,1-aminomutase: MDTEDTADTGELLLPRSRAANERLHALIPGGAHTYAKGDDQYPENLAPVISHGSGAHVWDIDGNRYIEYGSGLRSVSLGHAHPRVTEAVRRELDRGSNFVRPSIVEVEAAERFLATVPTAEMVKFAKNGSDATTAAVRLARAATGRSRVALCADHPFFSTDDWFIGTTPMSAGIPAATNELTVAFPYGDLAATEELLTRYQDEVACLILEPATHTEPPPGYLSGLRELADRHGCVLIFDEMITGFRWSEAGAQGLYGVVPDLSTFGKALGNGFAVSALAGRRDLMELGGLRHSGDRVFLLSTTHGAETHSLAAAMAVQTTYVEEGVTARLHALGERLAAGVREAAAGMGVGDHLVVRGRASNLVFATLDENGQPSQQYRTLFLRRLLAGGVLAPSFVVSGALSDADIDHTVDVVAQACAVYRKALDAADPTPWLAGRPVKPVFRRLA, translated from the coding sequence GTGGACACCGAAGACACCGCAGACACCGGAGAGCTGCTCCTGCCCCGGTCGCGGGCGGCGAACGAGCGGCTGCACGCCCTGATCCCCGGGGGCGCGCACACGTACGCCAAGGGTGACGACCAGTACCCCGAGAACCTGGCCCCGGTCATCAGCCACGGCAGCGGCGCCCACGTGTGGGACATCGACGGCAACCGCTACATCGAGTACGGCTCCGGCCTGCGGTCGGTCAGCCTCGGCCACGCCCACCCCCGCGTGACCGAGGCGGTGCGACGGGAACTCGACCGCGGCAGCAACTTCGTCCGGCCGTCCATCGTGGAGGTCGAAGCCGCGGAACGCTTCCTGGCCACGGTGCCGACCGCCGAGATGGTGAAGTTCGCGAAGAACGGCTCCGACGCCACCACCGCCGCGGTGCGCCTCGCCCGCGCCGCCACCGGGCGCTCGCGGGTGGCCCTCTGCGCCGACCATCCGTTCTTCTCCACCGACGACTGGTTCATCGGCACCACGCCGATGTCCGCCGGCATCCCGGCGGCCACCAACGAGCTCACCGTGGCGTTCCCCTACGGGGACCTGGCCGCCACGGAGGAGCTGCTCACCCGGTACCAGGACGAGGTCGCCTGCCTGATCCTCGAACCCGCCACCCACACCGAGCCGCCGCCCGGGTACCTATCCGGCCTGCGCGAGCTGGCCGACCGGCACGGCTGCGTACTGATCTTCGACGAGATGATCACCGGCTTCCGCTGGTCCGAGGCGGGCGCCCAGGGCCTGTACGGCGTCGTCCCCGACCTCTCCACGTTCGGCAAGGCGCTGGGCAACGGGTTCGCCGTCTCCGCGCTGGCGGGGCGCCGCGATCTGATGGAGCTGGGCGGGCTGCGTCACTCCGGCGACCGGGTGTTCCTGCTGTCCACCACGCACGGTGCGGAAACGCACTCGCTGGCGGCCGCGATGGCCGTGCAGACCACCTACGTCGAAGAAGGCGTCACCGCGCGGCTGCACGCCCTCGGCGAGCGGTTGGCCGCCGGTGTCCGCGAGGCCGCGGCCGGCATGGGCGTCGGCGACCACCTCGTCGTCCGGGGCCGGGCCAGCAACCTGGTCTTCGCCACCCTCGACGAGAACGGGCAGCCGTCGCAGCAGTACCGCACGCTGTTCCTGCGTCGGCTCCTCGCGGGCGGGGTGCTGGCCCCGTCGTTCGTGGTGAGCGGCGCGCTCAGCGACGCCGACATCGATCACACCGTCGACGTGGTGGCCCAGGCATGTGCGGTGTACCGGAAGGCGCTGGACGCCGCCGACCCCACCCCCTGGCTGGCCGGACGGCCGGTGAAGCCCGTGTTCCGCCGCTTGGCGTGA
- a CDS encoding phosphatase PAP2 family protein — protein sequence MTGRSAPAVLPPSLRVWLGPVAALAALVVVVLGVLYADDSKPGTVDARIWAAVDGAGPSWRYIALATDFLGEPVGAAMLVVAAVTGCLLLRRPRAAVLVVVGVGMTVGTAKLLKSLVGRTIHGDDNLSYPSGHTAFLTALALAVALLATGRLGLGRTAGTSLVLGAALVAGATMGWAQVALGAHYATDVLGGWCTALVVIPATAWLVDRVADRLVDRTADSGRLERR from the coding sequence GTGACCGGCCGGTCGGCGCCCGCGGTGCTGCCCCCGTCGCTGCGCGTGTGGCTCGGGCCGGTCGCGGCCCTCGCCGCGCTGGTGGTCGTCGTGCTCGGGGTCCTGTATGCCGACGACAGCAAGCCCGGCACGGTGGACGCGCGGATCTGGGCGGCGGTGGACGGTGCGGGGCCGTCGTGGCGGTACATCGCTCTGGCCACGGACTTCTTGGGGGAGCCCGTGGGAGCGGCGATGCTGGTCGTGGCCGCCGTGACGGGCTGCCTGCTGCTTCGGCGTCCTCGCGCGGCGGTGCTCGTCGTCGTCGGCGTCGGCATGACCGTGGGGACGGCGAAACTGCTCAAGTCGCTGGTGGGACGCACCATCCACGGCGACGACAACCTGTCCTATCCGAGCGGGCACACCGCCTTCCTCACCGCGCTCGCCCTCGCCGTGGCGCTGCTCGCGACCGGCCGGCTCGGCCTCGGCAGGACGGCCGGCACGTCACTCGTGCTCGGCGCGGCGCTGGTCGCCGGCGCCACCATGGGCTGGGCGCAGGTCGCCCTGGGCGCGCACTACGCGACCGACGTCCTCGGCGGTTGGTGCACCGCGCTGGTGGTGATACCCGCGACCGCGTGGCTGGTCGACCGGGTGGCTGACCGGCTGGTCGACCGGACGGCCGACTCCGGTCGGCTGGAGCGTCGCTGA
- a CDS encoding MFS transporter, protein MSPNPHADVTAPDEPTHSTGSLRAYAASLRGYPAAAWKAAIACVLAMALSPAASSATITFFVGPVAQDFGWSQSQTLTILNIPLIASPLILPLAGRWVDRWGTRAVAVPCVALYGLFTAAIALADGNAALLLLPMLAASLCGYIGIMGLTYKVVAEWFPRHRGMGYSLFIGGATSLGGAVIAPLCRLSIDGFGWRQTYLLFALCILVIVFPAQYFLLTEPTRNPADVAAKKDGRGPGELPGMPLGAVLRSRAWLIMVTAIVLTAGVATSVRSNAVSLFGDRGYSATTVSLSLSVLLVASFVGMFLAGVAMDRSRSPRAFVPFVACLVVGTVAIFAARGGTWALLLAMALLGGVMGAESSVAPYLAGRYFGMRAFAQVQGITLIIITLLGVGLTPTLVQAAAEATGSYNGPLIALTALSVLTLALVFLLPRYPAEEKLEPAAADEAAQPESV, encoded by the coding sequence ATGTCCCCGAACCCTCATGCCGACGTCACGGCACCGGATGAACCGACACACTCCACGGGCTCCCTGCGCGCGTACGCGGCCTCCCTGCGGGGCTACCCCGCGGCCGCGTGGAAGGCCGCGATCGCGTGCGTGCTGGCCATGGCCCTGAGCCCGGCCGCCTCCAGCGCCACGATCACGTTCTTCGTCGGGCCCGTGGCCCAGGACTTCGGCTGGTCGCAGTCGCAGACGCTGACCATCCTCAACATCCCCCTCATCGCCTCTCCGCTCATCCTGCCGCTGGCCGGCCGCTGGGTCGACCGCTGGGGCACCCGCGCCGTCGCGGTACCGTGCGTCGCGCTGTACGGCCTCTTCACCGCGGCGATCGCACTCGCCGACGGCAACGCCGCGCTCCTGCTCCTGCCGATGCTGGCTGCCTCCCTCTGCGGATACATCGGCATCATGGGCCTGACCTACAAGGTCGTCGCGGAGTGGTTCCCCCGCCACCGGGGCATGGGCTACTCACTGTTCATCGGCGGCGCCACCAGCCTGGGCGGAGCGGTCATCGCCCCGCTGTGCCGGCTGTCCATCGACGGTTTCGGCTGGCGCCAGACCTACCTCCTGTTCGCCCTGTGCATCCTCGTGATCGTCTTCCCCGCCCAGTACTTCCTGCTCACCGAGCCGACGCGGAACCCTGCGGACGTCGCGGCGAAGAAGGACGGACGGGGCCCGGGAGAACTGCCCGGCATGCCGCTCGGCGCCGTGCTGCGCAGCCGGGCCTGGCTGATCATGGTGACGGCCATCGTCCTGACCGCAGGGGTGGCGACGAGCGTGCGGTCGAACGCCGTCTCACTGTTCGGCGACCGTGGCTATTCGGCCACGACCGTGTCCCTCTCCCTGTCGGTACTGCTCGTGGCCTCCTTCGTCGGAATGTTCCTCGCCGGTGTGGCCATGGACCGTTCGAGGAGCCCACGCGCCTTCGTGCCGTTCGTCGCGTGTCTCGTGGTCGGCACGGTCGCGATCTTCGCCGCCAGGGGTGGCACCTGGGCACTGCTGCTGGCCATGGCTCTGCTCGGTGGGGTGATGGGCGCGGAGTCGTCGGTCGCGCCGTACCTGGCGGGCCGGTACTTCGGCATGCGCGCCTTCGCACAGGTACAGGGCATCACGCTGATCATCATCACTCTCCTGGGCGTCGGCCTGACCCCGACCCTTGTGCAGGCAGCGGCCGAGGCCACGGGCAGTTACAACGGGCCCCTGATCGCCCTGACCGCGCTCAGCGTGCTCACCCTGGCACTCGTCTTCCTGCTCCCGCGCTACCCGGCCGAGGAGAAGCTCGAACCCGCGGCGGCGGACGAGGCAGCACAGCCGGAATCGGTCTGA